The following proteins are co-located in the Rheinheimera salexigens genome:
- a CDS encoding sodium ion-translocating decarboxylase subunit beta: MDSITTLIASTGIANFTAGQVVMMLVGFGLLYLAIARGFEPLLLLPIGFGAILTNIPIAGLSEVGGILHMIYEVGISTGIFPLLIFMGVGALTDFSALIANPKMLFLGAAAQFGIFATLIGAVALNVVPGLSFTLKEASAIAIIGGADGPTAIFLASKLAPDLLGAIAVAAYSYMALVPLIQPPIMRALTSKAERNIQMKQLREVSQKERILFPLLVLLLTILLLPSATPLIGMFCLGNLMRESGVVDRLSKTAQNELINIVTIFLGLAVGSKLSADKFLTMQTLGILLLGAVAFAIGTASGVLMAKLMAKFSKEPINPLIGAAGVSAVPMAARVVNKVGLEANPHNFLLMHAMGPNVAGVIGSAVAAGILLALVG, encoded by the coding sequence ATGGATTCAATTACAACGTTAATTGCCTCAACGGGTATCGCTAATTTCACGGCTGGCCAAGTTGTAATGATGTTAGTTGGCTTTGGTTTGCTATATTTAGCCATTGCCCGAGGCTTTGAGCCACTTTTACTGTTACCCATTGGTTTTGGTGCGATTTTAACTAATATTCCAATAGCGGGCTTATCAGAGGTGGGTGGCATTCTTCATATGATTTATGAAGTAGGGATCTCAACAGGGATCTTTCCACTGCTAATTTTTATGGGGGTAGGCGCTTTAACCGACTTCTCTGCCTTGATAGCTAATCCTAAAATGTTATTTTTAGGAGCTGCGGCGCAGTTTGGTATTTTTGCTACTTTAATCGGTGCTGTGGCGTTAAATGTTGTACCTGGGCTTAGTTTTACTCTAAAAGAAGCCTCAGCGATTGCTATTATTGGTGGTGCTGATGGTCCAACGGCCATATTTTTAGCCTCTAAGTTAGCGCCAGATTTACTTGGTGCTATTGCAGTAGCGGCATACTCATATATGGCGTTAGTGCCGTTAATCCAGCCGCCTATTATGCGGGCATTAACCAGTAAAGCCGAACGTAATATTCAAATGAAGCAATTACGCGAAGTTAGCCAAAAAGAGCGTATTTTATTCCCACTGTTAGTGTTGTTATTAACCATTCTACTATTACCTAGTGCGACGCCATTAATTGGTATGTTTTGTTTAGGTAACTTAATGCGCGAGTCTGGCGTGGTCGATCGGTTAAGCAAAACCGCCCAAAATGAGTTGATTAATATTGTCACCATCTTCCTAGGGTTAGCGGTAGGCTCAAAGCTTAGTGCGGATAAGTTTCTGACCATGCAAACGCTAGGGATCTTATTATTAGGTGCTGTCGCTTTTGCTATCGGTACTGCCTCCGGGGTATTAATGGCAAAACTAATGGCTAAGTTTTCTAAAGAGCCCATTAATCCATTAATAGGGGCTGCAGGAGTATCAGCTGTGCCTATGGCGGCGCGAGTAGTGAATAAAGTGGGTTTAGAAGCTAACCCACATAACTTCTTGTTAATGCATGCTATGGGGCCTAACGTAGCCGGCGTTATCGGCTCAGCGGTAGCGGCAGGTATACTGCTCGCACTAGTAGGCTAG